Proteins from a single region of Primulina tabacum isolate GXHZ01 chromosome 5, ASM2559414v2, whole genome shotgun sequence:
- the LOC142545580 gene encoding EIN3-binding F-box protein 2-like encodes MPALVNYRGDDDFYAGSTFCSRDSGFMFSLRSHEEIYCPSRKRPRVSVPDIFGGRLYEHKKPSIDVLPDECLLEIFSRLPGGREKSAAACVSKHWLTLLSSLRNSDFCRIQTPNGQLDTMNIDKALNKDLDVECDGYLTRCVEGKKATDLRLSAIAVGTSSRGGLGKLSIRGSKSLRSVTNLGLSAISRGCPSLRVISLWNLPCISDEGLFEIAKECHLLEKLDLCQCPSISDRGIVAIAESCPNLVALTIESCTKIGNESLQAIAKHCPKLQSIAVKDCPFVGDQGIASVISSGSTVLTKVKLQGLNITDYSVAVIGHYGKAITTLTLSGLQNVSQKGFWVMGNAQGLQMLSSLAITSCRGTTDLSLEAMGKGCKNLKHLCLRKCCFVSDDGLVAFAKAAGSLESLLLEECNRITQKGILNSLSSSNSKLKSLSLVKCMGIKDISQESLTLSPCESLRSLSIRSCPGFGSRSLAMVGKLCPQLHHLDLSGLCGITDSGLLPLFECCQAGLAKVDLSECVNLTDEVIFSLARFHGKTLELLNLDGCQKVTDASLAALADSCPLLNDLDLSKCSISDFGVYALSCGVQQNLQILSLSGCSMISNKCMTALEKLGSTLVGLNLQHCNSISGSTIESLTEMLWRCDILS; translated from the coding sequence GTGATGATGATTTCTACGCTGGGAGCACGTTTTGTTCCAGAGATTCTGGGTTCATGTTCTCGTTACGTTCTCATGAGGAGATCTACTGCCCTTCTAGAAAACGTCCACGGGTTAGTGTCCCAGACATTTTTGGAGGGAGACTATACGAGCATAAGAAACCATCCATCGACGTACTCCCTGATGAATGCTTACTTGAGATCTTCAGTCGCTTACCTGGTGGCCGAGAGAAAAGTGCCGCTGCTTGTGTTTCCAAGCATTGGCTGACACTTTTGAGCAGTCTACGAAATTCCGATTTTTGCAGAATCCAAACCCCTAACGGACAGTTGGACACAATGAACATAGATAAAGCTTTAAACAAAGATCTTGATGTAGAATGTGATGGATACCTGACAAGGTGCGTAGAAGGCAAGAAAGCAACAGATCTTAGACTTTCGGCTATTGCTGTTGGTACTTCAAGCCGTGGTGGGCTTGGAAAACTTTCCATCCGAGGAAGCAAATCTCTAAGGAGCGTCACTAACCTTGGTTTGTCGGCGATTTCTCGTGGCTGCCCTTCTCTCAGGGTTATTTCATTGTGGAATCTGCCCTGTATTAGTGATGAAGGTCTATTTGAAATCGCAAAGGAATGCCATTTGTTGGAGAAACTAGATCTTTGTCAATGTCCTTCAATTTCGGACAGAGGGATAGTTGCAATTGCAGAGAGCTGTCCCAATTTGGTTGCATTAACAATTGAATCTTGCACAAAAATCGGCAATGAGAGTCTGCAAGCCATTGCGAAACACTGTCCCAAGTTACAATCAATAGCCGTCAAAGACTGCCCATTTGTTGGAGATCAGGGTATTGCTAGTGTCATTTCCTCAGGTTCTACGGTCTTGACTAAGGTGAAACTGCAGGGCCTGAATATCACCGACTACTCTGTCGCAGTTATAGGCCACTATGGAAAAGCCATCACCACGCTTACTCTTAGTGGGCTTCAAAATGTGAGCCAGAAGGGATTTTGGGTAATGGGAAACGCTCAAGGTCTTCAAATGCTGTCATCTTTGGCGATAACTTCGTGTCGGGGTACAACAGATTTGAGTCTCGAAGCAATGGGAAAGGGCTGCAAAAACCTGAAACACTTGTGCCTTCGTAAGTGTTGCTTTGTGTCCGATGATGGTCTTGTAGCTTTCGCCAAAGCTGCTGGTTCTCTTGAAAGCTTGCTATTGGAGGAGTGCAACAGGATTACTCAAAAAGGGATTCTGAACTCACTTTCAAGCTCCAACTCGAAACTAAAGTCCCTTTCCCTGGTTAAGTGCATGGGAATTAAAGATATATCTCAAGAATCTCTGACCCTTTCTCCTTGTGAATCCCTTCGATCTTTGTCCATCCGCAGCTGCCCTGGATTTGGAAGTCGTAGCTTGGCCATGGTTGGAAAGCTCTGCCCACAATTGCATCACTTGGATCTAAGTGGACTTTGTGGAATCACAGACTCTGGTCTTCTACCACTTTTCGAGTGTTGCCAGGCTGGGCTTGCTAAGGTTGATCTTAGTGAATGTGTGAACTTGACCGATGAAGTTATCTTTTCTTTGGCTCGATTTCACGGAAAAACACTTGAACTGCTAAATCTTGATGGTTGCCAAAAGGTTACTGATGCGAGCTTGGCAGCCCTGGCAGATAGCTGCCCTTTACTGAATGATCTTGATCTTTCAAAGTGTTCAATCTCAGATTTTGGTGTTTATGCTTTATCTTGTGGAGTGCAACAAAATTTACAGATCCTCTCGCTATCTGGCTGCTCTATGATATCAAACAAGTGCATGACAGCTCTTGAAAAACTTGGAAGCACACTAGTTGGATTAAATCTCCAGCATTGCAATTCTATCAGCGGCAGCACCATCGAGTCTTTGACGGAGATGTTGTGGAGATGCGACATCctttcataa